The bacterium region CTCCAACCCCGGTGTCACGCTACCCGTGTTGGACGTCTTTCGCTTCACGGAGCACGCCAATAGGGAGCCGCGTCTCGACAGGGCGGTGGAATCACTCCTGGACCATTGGGTGGTCAGACGTCCAATCGGACCCTGTCACTTCGGAATAGGCACGCTCTTCATGCAGGTCGAGTACCCGTTCCTGCGCTACAACCTGTTCTACTACGTCTACATCCTGTCGTTCTATGATCGGGCCAGAAACGACCAGCGCTACTTGGAGGCGCTCCGCCATCTCGAATCTAAGCTCGATGTGCACGGCCGTGTGGTGGTCGAGCGCCCGAACCGCAAGCTCGCCAACCTGTCGTTCTGCGCAGCGGGGCGCCCGTCCGAGTTGGCCACTGGCCGCTACCGTGAGATCGTCAAGAACCTCGGAGAGGCGGAACACGGGCTCCGGAATCCCCGGGGCCACCTATCCACGGCAACCACCCGACGCGGCGTGTGAACTTCGCCGCTAGGCGCGCAGGTTGGGCAGGTCGAAAGCCATCCGCTCGCGCAAAGTGACGGGTTTTCGTCACGCACAGAAAGGAGGAAGCCGTCATGACCGGCAAGCAATTGCTCAAATGGATGACCGGTTCTGTGCTCGTGGTGTTCTTGTCATCGGGATGCGCGTCACGCAGCGCCCGTACGGATACCGTTGTTCCAACGGCGACACCAGCGCAGACCCAATTCTCTGACCCATTCCTGTACTGCGCAGCGATCGGCACCATTGATGCGCCAGATGCGCGGTATGTTGGTCCTGCGGCGCCTGAGGCGGTTATCAAAGGACTGAGAAAGAAAGCCGGGATCGCGGACGCTGCACCGGACGACTTGATTGTGGCAGGGACCGTCTGGCGCTGTAAGGATAGCCACGTTTGGGCTTGTTTCGTGGGTGCCAATTTGCCATGCTCAAAGGCAAGCACCAGTTCCACGCCCCAATCCGAGATGATTGACTTCTGTAGAAAGAATCCGAACGCTGGTAGTATTCCGGCTGTCGTTACCGGCCATGAAACGATCTATGACTGGCGTTGCGTGGACGGCACTCCCAAAGTGGTCAGACAACGCTTCACGCCAGACGCTCAGGGGTTTGTGTCGGATTTCTGGTATGAACTGCGTGCTCGCGGCCAGCCTCAGCCTGCTGTGACCAAGCTGACCGCCAAGGATGCAGGTTCAACGGTGACGTTGCGTGTGGGCGACAGTCTGGAGGTCGCGCTCGAAGGCAACCCGACCACTGGCTACACGTGGGAAATGGCACCGGGAGCAGGGTCGCTGCTGGAACAACGGGGAGAGTGGGAATTCAAACCTGACAGCAGTGCATTAGGGTCCGGCGGCATGGTCACGCTCAGGTTCAAGGCAATCCAACAGGGGGAGGCCCAGTTGAAGCTGATCTATCACCGGACTTTCGAGCCGAACGTGCCTCCGCTCCAGACCTTCGAGATCAAGCTCGTGGTGGGCAAGTAGCCCAATCCTTCGCCCCGATTGCCAGGCCTGCCTACAGGGGCTGGAGCGCGCGACTATGCGATGAGCACGATCAGCACGCCGAAGAGGGCCGCCATCACGACCTCGACCACCCCGACCCGTGCGATCACCAGCCGCCGCGGCCGCATCCACGCCCCGGCGACGGCCTTGATCGTGCCGGGGAGCAACGCGAGGCCCGCTGCCCGGGGCCACCCCAACAGCGGCGCCCACAGGAGCGCCGCCAGCACGCCTGACGCCGCGGGCACCCAGGCCTTCCATCCCAGGAGCACGCGGCGCGGCCCGGCGAGATCCGGCGGCCACTTCGGCTGCTCGCGCACCTTCACCCGCACGTAGAAGACGGTTGCGCCGAAGTAGGCCAGGTTGAGGGCGTAGAGCCCCCACGCGGTGGGCGACCAATGGCCTGACGCCGCGTACCACGAGGCCGGCGCGGCCAGGGTCAGTCCTGCCACGCCCCAGAGTTCGCCGGCGACCGTCATCTCGACCCTACGGGAGACGAGCCAGAGGTGTACGGCCAGCAGCAGGGCGGCCAGGATCCCGATCGCCACCAGATCCGCGCGGCCGCGCGCCGCGAGCAGCGCGCCCAACGCCAGCGCGGTCAGCAGGTAGCCGGCGGCCCACCGTAGCCACCGCGCCCGCTCAGGATGTGCGGGCTGCCGCGCCAGGAGCATCAGCGGCCACCGGCCCAGGTAGACGGCCCACGCCGCCGCGAAGAACGACCACCAAAGTGGATCAAACGACGGCGCCGCCGCGGCGCCGGTGACCAGCGGGACGCCCAGCATCATCCAGCCGCCGTGCTCGCGCGGGACGACCGGGTTGAACCTAGGGATCTCTTGTTACCTCGATCGGAACCTCGCCCCGGGCGGTGATCTGCCCGATCCGCGCGATGGTCTCCACGCCGCGCGAGCGGAGCGCGTCCTCGAGCGCGCCCGTCCGCTCCGGCGCGCTTGCGATCAGCAGCCCGCCTGAGGTCTGCGCGTCGGCCAGGAGGATGCGCGTGATCTCGTCCACCCCGTCCGCCCAGCGCACCTTGCCCTCCAGCCACTCGAGGTTCCGCGCGGTCCCTCCTGCCACCGCCCCCTGCCCGGCCAGTTCCCGGGCGCCATCTAGGACCGGCACAGCCGCCGCCCTGATGCGCGCGCCGGCGCCGCTGGCCTCCACCATCTCGTACAGGTGCCCGAGCAGCCCGAAACCGGTGACATCCGTGCAGGCATGCGCTCCGGCTTCCAGCATGGCCTCGGAGGCGGCGCGGTTGAGGACCGCCATGACGCGCACCGCTTCCGCGGCCACCTCCGGCGGGGTCTTCTCCTGCTTGATGCCGGTGGTGATGACGCCGAGGCCCAGCGGCTTCGTCAGGTAGAGCACGTCGCCCGGCCGCGCGCCCGCGTTGGAGACGAACCTCGCCGGGTGCACCAGCCCAGTGACCGCCAGCCCGTATTTGGGCTCGGGGTCGTCAATGGTGTGCCCGCCGACGATCAGCACGCCGGCCTCCGCGGCCTTGTCGGCGCCGCCGCGCAGTATCTCCGCCAGGATGTCCAACGGCAGATTGCGCGGGAACGCTGCGATGTTAAGAGCAAGCAGCGGCCGGCCGCCCTTGGCGTAGACGTCCGAGAAGGCGTTGGCGGCGGCGATGAGACCGTACTCGTACGGATCGTCCACGACCGGCGTGAATATGTCCACCGTCAGCACGAGGGCGAGATCGTCGCTCAGCCTGTAGACGCCCGCGTCGTCGCCGGTCTGGATCCCGAGCAGCAGGTTCGGGTCGCTTGGTTTTGGAAGGTGGCGCAGCACGTGCGCCAGGTCGCCCGGTGAGAGCTTCGACGCTCAGCCGGCGCAGGCGACCAGCGACGTGAGCCGGATGCGCTCGCGGTCGGTCACGGCGTCACCCCCTTTCCGGTTCTTCCGGTATTATATCCTCAATGGGCAGCTTTGAGGTCTTCGAGCACACAGCCGACATAGGGATCGTCGCCCGCGGCGCAACGCTGGCCGAGGTGTTCGAGGCCGCGGCAGAGGGGATGTTCTCGCTCATGGTTGATCCGGGCAGCGTCGAGAACCGGGCATGGCTGGAGCGCGAGGTGGAAGCCGACGACCATGGGGGGCTGCTGGTGGCCTGGCTCAACAACCTGCTGGCGGTGGTCAACATCGAGGCCTTTGTGCCGGTCGTCTTCATGGTTGACCAGATCAGCCCCAGCCGGCTGCGCGCAACCGTGCACGGGGAGCCGATTGACCTCGACCGCCACCGCTTCCGCCGCGAGATTAAGGCGGCGACCTATCACATGGTGGAGGTCAAGCAGGCCGACGGAGGCTGGACGGCGCGGGTGATCTTCGATGTGTAGGCTCGTCGCGGCACTCTCTGTCGCCGCGGCCTTGCTGTTCTGCGCGGCGTTATCCGCCACCGTGGTCGCAGCCTCCACAACGGCGCGGCCGGCCGCTGAGCAGCCTGTGCGCGGCGGCGTGCTGCGCATCGCCCACACCGGCGAGCCGCCCACCCTCGATCTCCACTGGACCACGGGCGGGCCCACCCAGGACGTGGCCATCCATATCTTCGAGGGGCTCTTCGCCCTCTCGGGCCGGTACGAGGCGCGGCCGCTGCTCGTTGAGCGCTGGACCGTAACGCCGGACCGCCGTACCTACACCTTCGTGCTCCGCCGCGGCATGCTCTTCCACCACGGTCGCGAGATGACCTCCGGCGACGTGATCGCCTCGCTGCAGAGGTGGGGGCAACTTGCCGCGCGTGGCCGGGAGCTGTTCCGCGACATCGAGAGCCTGACCGCACCCGATGCCTTCACCGTGATGATGCGTCTGCGCGAATCCAACGGGCTCGTGCCCCTGGCGCTGGCGATTCCCAGCCAGGGCGCCGTGATCTACCCGCGCGAGGTAATCGAGGAGGCCGGGGGAGGGATGATCCGCCGCCTCATCGGCACCGGGCCGTACCGGTTCGTGGAGCACCTGCCCGACGTTCACATCCGGCTGGAGCGGTTCGAGCGCTACCGCTCCCGCGAGGATCCGCCCGACGGATTGGCCGGCCGGCGCGAGCCCTACCTGGATTCGCTGATCTTCCTGCCTGTTCCCGACGCCTCGGTACGGATCGCCGGCGTGCTGCGGGGTGACTACCACTTCGCCCACTCGGTTCCCCACGACGAGTATCCCCGGCTCCAGGGCGCGCGCGGGGTCACGCTGCACCCGATCACCACGCCGGCGTGGGCAGGCTTTGTCTTCAACCATCGAACCGCGTTGATGACCGACCGGGCGCTGCGCCGTGCTGTCGTCGCCGCGATTGACGAGGAGGCGGTCCTGCGCGGTACATACGGCCCCCGGCAGTTCTGGCGCACGACGCCGTCGTTCTTCCCTCGCGAGCACCCCCTGTGGACCGAGGCCGGTGCGCCGGTCTACCGGCAGCGCGATCCCGCAGCCGCGCGCAGGATGTTGGCCGAGGCCGGTTACCGCGGCCAGCCGCTGCGCTGGATGGTCAGCAGCGAGATGCCGCACCACATGACCGCTGCCACGATTGCCAAGTCACAACTGGAGCAGGCCGGCTTCGCGGTCGAGCTGCAGGTGATGGACTGGGCCACCCTGGTGTCGCGCCGTGCGCGGTCCGAGGGATGGGACGTATTCGCGACCACGTTCGCGTTCGTGCCCGATCCCGTCTTCCTGCTCCCGCTCCAGCCGTCGTGGCCCGGGTGGTATCAGGACCGCGAGATGGCGGCGCACCTGCGGCTGCTGGTGCGTCACACCAGCCCCCCGGTACGCGCCGCGATCTGGGCGCGCGCACAGCAGCGGTTCTACGACGAGGCCGTCGCGGTGCGGCTGGGTGACTGGTTTCCCCTGCTGCTTCACCGTGCCGAGCTGCGCGGCGTGGTCGGAGGTCCTGGGACGTTTCACTGGAATGAGTGGTTCAACCGCTAGGAGGCGGAACCAGTGGATGCCGTCTGGCAGTGGGGCATCGCCCAGGTCCTGACGCTTCAGCACCTCAGCCCGGGCCTGGATCAGGCGATGGCGTTCCTCTCGTTCCTCGGGGGAGAGGAGTTCTTCATGCTGCTCATCCCCTTTCTGTACTGGTGCGTGGACACCACCTGGGGAATGCGGGTACTGGCAATCCTGCTCTTCTCGGATTTCACCAACGGCCTGCTCAAGTGGGCGTTTCACGCCCCGCGGCCATACTGGGTGGATGCGCGCGTGAAGGCGCTGGTCGCCGAGACGAGTTACGGCCTGCCTTCAGGCCACGCGCAGGTCGCCACGGCAATCTGGGGTTTCCTTGCCAGAGCTGCCAGGCGGCCCTCGGCCTGGGTGGCAGCAGTGCTGCTCGTGCTGGGCATCTCCATTTCCCGGGTCTACCTGGGCGTTCATTTCCCGCACGACGTGGCCGCCGGCTGGGTCGCCGGCGCGCTCGTTCTGGCGGCGTATCTGTGGCTTGAGCCACGCGCGGCAACTTGGTTGAGGCCGAGACCTCTTGCGGTCCATGTTGCCGCAGTCCTGCTGTTTTCCGCGGTGATGCTCGCAGGGGTATTCAGCGTACGTGCAGCGATCGCGGGGACCCCCGATCCGCCGGCCTGGGAGGCGCAGGCCGCGGCGGCAGGACCACCCGCAGCCGGCAGGAGGGGAACCGATCCACGCAGCATGGACGGCTTCTTCACGAACCTGGGTGTGGCGTTTGGAGCCGGTGTCGGTTGGGCGCTGAGAAGGAAGTACGTGTCTTTCGACCCGAGAGGACCCTGGGCGCAGCGGATACTGCGCCTAGGCCTTGGGCTCTTCGTGCTGCTGGGGCTGCGGTCCGGACTGGGCGCGCTCTTCCCTCGGGAGCCGCTTGAGGTGGCGCTGCTGTTCCGCTATGTCCGCTACGCGCTGATAGGTCTGTGGACGGTCTGGCTCGCACCGTGGGCGTTTGTCGGACTCGGGCTGGCCGGGCCTGGAATGAGGACGCGCGGGGCGTCGTTTTAGGAGGGGCACGGAGAGGGCGCCAGAAATCAGACGGAAGGAGCTGAATCTCACCGGGAAGATCAGCGGCACGCTCGCAATCGTGCTGGGCATCGTCGCCGTTATCTTCCTGCTGACGAGCTTCGTCAGCACGTGCCCGTTCTATATGCCATTCGGGATCTCAACCAGGAAGCAAGGATAGAGAATAGGGGGGGTTCAGATAATGGGTACAGTTCAACCGCAGATCGTGGTCGCAGGAGGAGGATTCGCCGGGCTGGAGTCCGCCTTTTACCTGAAGATGCGCTTGGCCGAGCGTGCGAAGATCACCCTTATCTCCGATCAGGAGCAGTTCCTGTTCAAGCCGAACACGATCTACATTCCCTTCGGCCTCGACCCGGAGACCCTGAAGATCCCGCTTGCCAAGCCCACTCAGCGCAAGGGGATCACCCTCGTCAAGGGCGCGGTCAATGGGGTGGATCCCCAGGCCAAGACCGTCCAGGTTGACGGCCAGAAGCTGTCCTATGACTACTTGGTGGTGGCCACCGGCGCCGGTATGCGCCCCGACGAGATCCCCGGCCTCCGCGAACACGCGCAGACCGTCTGGACCACCGAGGAGATGCTCCGGCTGCGGGTGGCGTTCGATGCTCTCCTGGCAGACGCACGGGAGGGGCGGCGCAGGCAGGTCCTGTTCCTCATTCCACCCAACAACAAGTGCTCAGGCCCGCTCTATGAGATGGTCTTCATGCTCGACACCTGGCTGCGCCGGAAGGGAGCGCGCAGCGCTGTTGAGATCGCCTGGTCCACATTCGAGGCAGGGTACATCCAGGTTTTTGGCCCCCGCCTCAACGAAGTGGTGACGGGCGAGTTCGTCCGGCGGGGCATCACCGGTCACACCCAGCACGTGGTCGAGCGGGTGGAGCGCGGCGAGGTGGTGTACCGGAACGGCCGGCGCCTCCCCTACGACCTCCTGATCTCGTTCCCACCATACATCGCTGCCACGCCTTTCGCCGGTCTGCCCTCCGACGAGCGGGGATTCCTCCAGACCAACCTGGGGACACGCCAGGTGGTGGGACATCCCGACATCTATGCCGCAGGGGATGCCGGGGATTTCCCGGTCAAGCAGGCCTTCCTTGCTTTCCTCCAAGCCGATGCGGCCGCGGAGCACCTGGCTTCGCAGGTTCTGGGGACCACGCCGGCATTCGAGTTCCAGCCCGTCAGCATGTGCGTGATGGAGCAGTTCGACAAGGCCACCTTTGCGCAGGTGCCGTTGCGCCTGACCGGGAACCCTGCGCTGCCCGTCGAGGTGCAGCCCGACGCGATGGATCTCTACAGGGTCGGGTCGTCGGCCCCCTGGCGGCTCGGTAAGAAACTCCTTGGGATCTATCTGCCGTGGCGGTTTGGCGCCGGAGAGCCGTTCCATGCCGGCATGCCATGGAAGGTGATGGATGTTGGCCTGAAGATAATGTCGCGGGTGATGGCCTCCTAGGCCGTGCTGTCCCAAGCTGGCCTGTTCTAGACCGGGCTTGTCCGGATGGGGGTCTGATGCTACCATGATTGAAACACGCCCCAGATGGCGATGACGGAGAAGAGTAGCCGCGGGTCCGCCTGGTCGAGAGAGCCGGCGATTGGTGCGAGCCGGTCGGGACCCCGGTCGAATCCCCTCCTGAGCAGCGGGCAAACGCCGGCTTCCTGAAACGGAAAGACAGTGGCCGGCCTAA contains the following coding sequences:
- a CDS encoding prenyltransferase, producing the protein MMVNKKYIPDAEAVLARRYDNGGDYWAGADGRLGVGDPFSTLTSLLILHELRVARTHKAVRGALQLVLGAWRDDGRYRLAPSGALYPCYTAAAARTLCRFGYARDRRLQRTLAHLLETQHDDGGWRCGKFPYGRGPETEFSNPGVTLPVLDVFRFTEHANREPRLDRAVESLLDHWVVRRPIGPCHFGIGTLFMQVEYPFLRYNLFYYVYILSFYDRARNDQRYLEALRHLESKLDVHGRVVVERPNRKLANLSFCAAGRPSELATGRYREIVKNLGEAEHGLRNPRGHLSTATTRRGV
- a CDS encoding protease inhibitor I42 family protein, which produces MTGKQLLKWMTGSVLVVFLSSGCASRSARTDTVVPTATPAQTQFSDPFLYCAAIGTIDAPDARYVGPAAPEAVIKGLRKKAGIADAAPDDLIVAGTVWRCKDSHVWACFVGANLPCSKASTSSTPQSEMIDFCRKNPNAGSIPAVVTGHETIYDWRCVDGTPKVVRQRFTPDAQGFVSDFWYELRARGQPQPAVTKLTAKDAGSTVTLRVGDSLEVALEGNPTTGYTWEMAPGAGSLLEQRGEWEFKPDSSALGSGGMVTLRFKAIQQGEAQLKLIYHRTFEPNVPPLQTFEIKLVVGK
- a CDS encoding YwiC-like family protein; amino-acid sequence: MPRFNPVVPREHGGWMMLGVPLVTGAAAAPSFDPLWWSFFAAAWAVYLGRWPLMLLARQPAHPERARWLRWAAGYLLTALALGALLAARGRADLVAIGILAALLLAVHLWLVSRRVEMTVAGELWGVAGLTLAAPASWYAASGHWSPTAWGLYALNLAYFGATVFYVRVKVREQPKWPPDLAGPRRVLLGWKAWVPAASGVLAALLWAPLLGWPRAAGLALLPGTIKAVAGAWMRPRRLVIARVGVVEVVMAALFGVLIVLIA
- the selD gene encoding selenide, water dikinase SelD, which translates into the protein MTDRERIRLTSLVACAGUASKLSPGDLAHVLRHLPKPSDPNLLLGIQTGDDAGVYRLSDDLALVLTVDIFTPVVDDPYEYGLIAAANAFSDVYAKGGRPLLALNIAAFPRNLPLDILAEILRGGADKAAEAGVLIVGGHTIDDPEPKYGLAVTGLVHPARFVSNAGARPGDVLYLTKPLGLGVITTGIKQEKTPPEVAAEAVRVMAVLNRAASEAMLEAGAHACTDVTGFGLLGHLYEMVEASGAGARIRAAAVPVLDGARELAGQGAVAGGTARNLEWLEGKVRWADGVDEITRILLADAQTSGGLLIASAPERTGALEDALRSRGVETIARIGQITARGEVPIEVTRDP
- a CDS encoding archease, which codes for MGSFEVFEHTADIGIVARGATLAEVFEAAAEGMFSLMVDPGSVENRAWLEREVEADDHGGLLVAWLNNLLAVVNIEAFVPVVFMVDQISPSRLRATVHGEPIDLDRHRFRREIKAATYHMVEVKQADGGWTARVIFDV
- a CDS encoding ABC transporter substrate-binding protein encodes the protein MCRLVAALSVAAALLFCAALSATVVAASTTARPAAEQPVRGGVLRIAHTGEPPTLDLHWTTGGPTQDVAIHIFEGLFALSGRYEARPLLVERWTVTPDRRTYTFVLRRGMLFHHGREMTSGDVIASLQRWGQLAARGRELFRDIESLTAPDAFTVMMRLRESNGLVPLALAIPSQGAVIYPREVIEEAGGGMIRRLIGTGPYRFVEHLPDVHIRLERFERYRSREDPPDGLAGRREPYLDSLIFLPVPDASVRIAGVLRGDYHFAHSVPHDEYPRLQGARGVTLHPITTPAWAGFVFNHRTALMTDRALRRAVVAAIDEEAVLRGTYGPRQFWRTTPSFFPREHPLWTEAGAPVYRQRDPAAARRMLAEAGYRGQPLRWMVSSEMPHHMTAATIAKSQLEQAGFAVELQVMDWATLVSRRARSEGWDVFATTFAFVPDPVFLLPLQPSWPGWYQDREMAAHLRLLVRHTSPPVRAAIWARAQQRFYDEAVAVRLGDWFPLLLHRAELRGVVGGPGTFHWNEWFNR
- a CDS encoding phosphatase PAP2 family protein, producing MDAVWQWGIAQVLTLQHLSPGLDQAMAFLSFLGGEEFFMLLIPFLYWCVDTTWGMRVLAILLFSDFTNGLLKWAFHAPRPYWVDARVKALVAETSYGLPSGHAQVATAIWGFLARAARRPSAWVAAVLLVLGISISRVYLGVHFPHDVAAGWVAGALVLAAYLWLEPRAATWLRPRPLAVHVAAVLLFSAVMLAGVFSVRAAIAGTPDPPAWEAQAAAAGPPAAGRRGTDPRSMDGFFTNLGVAFGAGVGWALRRKYVSFDPRGPWAQRILRLGLGLFVLLGLRSGLGALFPREPLEVALLFRYVRYALIGLWTVWLAPWAFVGLGLAGPGMRTRGASF
- a CDS encoding DUF2892 domain-containing protein, producing MSGTLAIVLGIVAVIFLLTSFVSTCPFYMPFGISTRKQG
- a CDS encoding FAD-dependent oxidoreductase, whose product is MGTVQPQIVVAGGGFAGLESAFYLKMRLAERAKITLISDQEQFLFKPNTIYIPFGLDPETLKIPLAKPTQRKGITLVKGAVNGVDPQAKTVQVDGQKLSYDYLVVATGAGMRPDEIPGLREHAQTVWTTEEMLRLRVAFDALLADAREGRRRQVLFLIPPNNKCSGPLYEMVFMLDTWLRRKGARSAVEIAWSTFEAGYIQVFGPRLNEVVTGEFVRRGITGHTQHVVERVERGEVVYRNGRRLPYDLLISFPPYIAATPFAGLPSDERGFLQTNLGTRQVVGHPDIYAAGDAGDFPVKQAFLAFLQADAAAEHLASQVLGTTPAFEFQPVSMCVMEQFDKATFAQVPLRLTGNPALPVEVQPDAMDLYRVGSSAPWRLGKKLLGIYLPWRFGAGEPFHAGMPWKVMDVGLKIMSRVMAS